One genomic region from Leguminivora glycinivorella isolate SPB_JAAS2020 chromosome 8, LegGlyc_1.1, whole genome shotgun sequence encodes:
- the LOC125228753 gene encoding 40S ribosomal protein S2, translated as MADAAPAGGRGGFRGGFGSRGGDRGRGGPRGRGRGRGRGRGRGKEDQKEWVPVTKLGRLVREGKIDKLESIYLFSLPIKEFEIIDFFLGSSLNDEVLKIMPVQKQTRAGQRTRFKAFVAIGDNNGHIGLGVKCSKEVATAIRGAIILAKLSVLPVRRGYWGNKIGKPHTVPCKVTGKCGSVTVRLIPAPRGTGIVSAPVPKKLLQMAGVQDCYTSARGSTGTLGNFAKATYAAIAKTYAYLTPDLWRDIPLTKSPYSEFKA; from the exons ATGGCGGACGCTGCTCCAGCCGGTGGTCGTGGCGGATTCCGCGGTGGTTTTGGTTCACGGGGTGGCGACAGGGGCCGCGGGGGCCCCCGTGGTCGTGGACGCGGGCGCGGCCGTGGTCGCGGACGCGGAAAGGAAGACCAGAAAGAGTGGGTGCCCGTCACCAAGCTCGGTCGTCTAGTCCGCGAGGGCAAAATCGACAAGCTTGAGAGCATCTACCTGTTCTCTCTGCCCATCAAAGAATTCGAGATCATTGACTTCTTCCTCGGGTCTTCGTTGAACGATGAAGTTCTTAAGATCATGCCTGTGCAGAAGCAGACCCGTGCCGGTCAGCGTACCCGTTTTAAGGCTTTCGTGGCCATCGGTGATAACAACGGACACATCGGACTGGGCGTGAAGTGCAGCAAGGAAGTCGCGACCGCTATCCGCGGAGCTATCATCCTGGCTAAGCTGTCTGTACTGCCCGTCCGCAGAGGATACTGGGGTAACAAGATCGGAAAGCCCCACACCGTTCCTTGCaag GTCACCGGAAAGTGTGGTTCAGTCACCGTGAGGCTGATCCCCGCTCCCCGTGGTACTGGCATTGTGTCTGCCCCAGTCCCGAAGAAGCTTCTCCAGATGGCTGGTGTCCAGGACTGCTACACATCGGCTCGTGGCTCCACTGGCACTCTTGGCAACTTCGCCAAGGCCACCTACGCTGCCATCGCTAAGACCTACGCATACCTCACCCCTGACTTGTGGAGGGACATCCCTCTGACCAAGTCCCCCTACTCTGAATTCAAAGCCTAA
- the LOC125228971 gene encoding probable DNA-directed RNA polymerases I and III subunit RPAC2 isoform X2 produces the protein MKISELPGDDESSLTCRTYVFQDESHTLGNALKCIISRYEDVQFCGYTVPHPAEAKMHFRIQAHETAALEILKRGIKDLEKVCDHTINLFESEVKEYCKT, from the exons ATGAAAATTTCAGAG CTGCCTGGTGATGATGAGTCCTCACTCACTTGCCGCACCTACGTATTCCAAGATGAAAGCCACACATTAGGGAATGCTTTGAAATGCATTATAAGTAGATA TGAAGACGTCCAATTCTGTGGCTACACAGTGCCACACCCTGCAGAAGCTAAGATGCACTTCAGAATACAGGCTCACGAGACAGCAGCACTAGAAATATTAAAGAGAGGAATCAAGGACCTTGAAAAAGTCTGCGATCATACTATCAACTTGTTTGAAAGTGAAGTAAAAGAATATTGTAAAACTTAA